From Rhodamnia argentea isolate NSW1041297 chromosome 10, ASM2092103v1, whole genome shotgun sequence, a single genomic window includes:
- the LOC115735130 gene encoding glucomannan 4-beta-mannosyltransferase 1-like, translating to MQKFIFQGPEVLNVSGNATSNLSRHVLKSLQAPVLVTVLHAALALCTWMSVMLFIERVYMAIVILYVKLFRKKGHTKYNLDARKEDLELNKSYPKVLIQIPMYNEKEVYKLSIGAACGLSWPSDCLIVQVLDDSTNEGLRELVELECYKWIEKGVNVKYEARNNHNGYKAGALREGLRKQYIEDCDFVAIFDADFQPDKDFLWRTIPFLLENPELGLVQARWKFVNADECLMTRLQEMSLDYHFCVEQEWFSCVNEIRFKIFSQSYPPRDGWSLADSSYS from the exons ATGCAGAAGTTCATCTTTCAAGGCCCAGAAGTGTTGAATGTATCGGGGAATGCCACTAGCAATCTCAGTCGCCATGTGTTGAAGTCGTTGCAAGCTCCTGTGCTCGTGACTGTCCTGCATGCGGCACTCGCCTTGTGCACTTGGATGTCCGTCATGCTTTTCATCGAGCGTGTGTACATGGCCATCGTGATCTTGTACGTCAAACTATTCAGGAAGAAGGGACACACCAAGTATAATCTGGACGCCCGGAAAGAAGATTTAGAGCTTAACAAAAGTTACCCCAAAGTGTTGATCCAAATACCTATGTATAATGAAAAGGAG GTTTACAAACTTTCCATAGGTGCTGCATGTGGCCTTTCATGGCCGTCCGACTGTTTGATTGTTCAGGTTCTTGATGATTCTACCAATGAGGGCTTAAGG GAATTAGTAGAGCTAGAGTGTTATAAATGGATAGAGAAGGGTGTGAATGTGAAGTATGAAGCTAGGAACAACCATAACGGCTACAAAGCTGGGGCTCTTCGAGAAGGACTCCGCAAGCAATACATCGAGGACTGTGACTTTGTGGCAATCTTTGATGCCGACTTCCAACCCGACAAGGATTTCCTCTGGAGAACGATCCCCTTTTTGCTCGAAAACCCGGAGCTAGGTCTGGTCCAAGCCAGATGGAAATTCG TGAATGCAGACGAATGTCTGATGACTCGTCTTCAAGAGATGTCACTAGATTATCACTTCTGCGTCGAGCAAGAG TGGTTCTCATGCGTTAATGAGATTCGGTTCAAAATTTTCTCACAATCATATCCTCCCAGGGACGGCTGGAGTTTGGCGGATTCAAGCTATTCATGA